The following are encoded together in the Oncorhynchus kisutch isolate 150728-3 linkage group LG8, Okis_V2, whole genome shotgun sequence genome:
- the LOC109895736 gene encoding SH2 domain-containing protein 3C isoform X2, producing MCESHDIGYRSIPSRVFTTMGISKLDPIESKGEYVKFSKERFWLDVPSEKLRRELEEELKLSSSNLLSHGWYHGHIPWEVSETLVLHHGDFLIRDSLSSLEDYVLTNRWNHHTLHFLISKVLLQTSETYTRVQYTLEGEAFDSVPALVHFYVGNRMVLTQQSGAQIHSPVNRTLPLHYLEAAFALANHKGYLNSPSCQKGALVKTQSGNGMDKICPLSPSTVHHREAVRSCSFNMDQIEKIHQPSSPIGENFLSSPFITQQPRSPRVIRVPEVAPSPSVSRCYSSSTQPSPSPSPNNNTQQTTRAQASPTHIYLTPDTDSSYSQLCPATPPAQSYVKRLCTEEEEDEGQSVVDPVKEENVYEVPIVETASAFMPSRYQSPLMPKENRPLEVGVLRRVKELLAQVDAKTVAKHITKADCMVARILNVTPEMQRKMGVSSGMELLTLPHGHQLRLDLLERFQTMSIMLAVEVLGCTGSTEERASLLHKTIQMAAELKSNLGNMFGFAAIMRTLELPQICRLEQTWMVLRQRHTEGAILYEKTLKPFMKRMNDGKESCAFSNTSFPHVVPLLSLLEKSVAVVDGAEPWETVEAGMDVVMSHLAAARTMAQLGGNYCANAEKKLQGFQEQAEVLELFLTEFQMRLLWGSRGAGENQTERYTKFEQVLTALSNKLEPPHSAQ from the exons TTCTCCAAGGAGAGGTTCTGGTTGGACGTCCCGTCTGAGAAGCTGCGCAGGGAGCTGGAGGAAGAGCTGAAACTAAGCAGCAGCAACCTGTTGAGCCATGGCTGGTACCATGGACACATCCCCTGGGAG GTGTCAGAGACTCTGGTGTTGCACCATGGGGACTTCCTCATCCGAGACTCTCTCTCCAGCCTGGAAGACTATGTGCTGACCAACCGCTGGAACCACCATACCCTGCACTTCCTAATAAGCAAGGTCCTGCTTCAGACCAGTGAGACATACACCCGGGTCCAGTACACCCTGGAGGGAGAGGCCTTCGACTCCGTGCCTGCTTTGGTTCACTTCTACGTGGGGAACAGGATGGTTTTGACTCAGCAGAGTGGGGCTCAGATCCACAGTCCCGTTAATCGTACTTTACCACTACACTACTTGGAGGCAGCCTTCGCTCTGGCCAACCACAAGGGCTATCTGAACTCTCCCTCCTGTCAGAAAGGGGCTCTGGTCAAGACCCAGAGTGGGAATGGGATGGACAAGATCTGCCCGCTTAG cCCTTCTACTGTTCACCACAGGGAGGCGGTCAGGAGCTGTAGCTTCAATATGGATCAGATTGAGAAAATCCATCAACCCTCTTCACCTATTGGAGAGAACTTTCTCTCTTCACCATTTA TCACCCAGCAGCCCAGGAGTCCACGTGTCATCCGAGTGCCAGAGGTGGCTCCCTCCCCATCTGTCTCCAGATGCTACAGCAGCAGCACccaaccctcaccctcaccctcacccaacaacaacacacaacagACCACCAGAGCCCAGGCCTCACCAACCCACATATATCTGACTCCAGACACAGACAGCAGCTACAGTCAGCTCTGTCCTGCCACCCCACCAGCTCAGAGTTATGTGAAGCGGCTGTgtacggaggaggaggaggatgagggacaGAGTGTTGTAGACCCTGTGAAGGAGGAGAATGTGTATGAGGTCCCTATAGTGGAAACAGCCTCTGCCTTCATGCCTAGTAGGTACCAGTCCCCACTGATGCCCAAGGAGAATAGGCCCCTGGAGGTGGGGGTGCTGAGGAGGGTCAAGGAGCTGCTAGCCCAGGTGGATGCCAAGACAGTGGCTAAACACATCACCAAGGCTGACTGCAtg GTCGCCAGAATATTGAACGTGACTCCGGAGATGCAGAGGAAGATGGGTGTAAGTTCTGGGATGGAGCTACTGACCCTCCCACACGGTCACCAACTCCGTCTGGACCTGCTGGAAAG GTTCCAGACCATGTCCATCATGCTAGCTGTGGAGGTGCTGGGCTGTACAGGCAGCACTGAGGAGAGAGCTTCCCTGCTGCACAAAACCATCCAAATGGCTGCTGAGCTCAAGAGCAACCTGGGCAACATGTTTGGCTTTGCCGCCATTATGAGAACCTTAGAGCTGCCACAG ATCTGCCGTCTGGAGCAGACATGGATGGTGTTACGCCAGCGACACACAGAGGGCGCTATCCTCTATGAGAAAACCTTGAAGCCTTTCATGAAGCGCATGAACGATGGGAAAG AGAGCTGTGCATTCTCTAACACATCTTTCCCGCACGTGGTGCCCCTCCTATCCCTCCTGGAGAAAAGTGTGGCGGTGGTGGACGGGGCGGAGCCTTGGGAGACGGTGGAAGCGGGGATGGATGTGGTGATGAGTCATCTGGCGGCGGCACGTACCATGGCACAGCTGGGGGGCAACTACTGCGCCAATGCAGAGAAAAAGCTACAGG GTTTCCAGGAGCAAGCTGAGGTTCTAGAACTCTTCCTCACAGAGTTCCAGATGAGGTTGCTGTGGGGGAGTCGGGGGGCGGGGGAGAACCAGACAGAGCGATACACCAAGTTTGAGCAGGTGTTGACCGCCCTGTCCAACAAACTGGAGCCCCCCCATTCGGCACAGtga
- the LOC109895735 gene encoding probable peptidyl-tRNA hydrolase isoform X3, which produces MNRSRHSVGMAVLEALASRLGVADNWRGDRHVSGEVIVSDIQDTQIVLLRPRLLMNINGVSVAKAAGKYSIKPEHILLVHDELDKPLGKLAMKQGGSARGHNGVRSCVECLQTDVMPRLRIGIGRPSGKTSVDRHVLGRFSQEEQEVLSGVLEESVDILLSQLTDKENVQSPVSPPGGRLASQTGKQRERLSAPRKDTTTGQT; this is translated from the exons ATGAACCGTTCACGACACAGCGTAGGCATGGCAGTGCTGGAAGCACTTGCTTCCCGGCTTGGGGTAGCTGATAACTGGCGTGGTGATAGGCATGTGTCCGGTGAGGTCATCGTATCTGACATCCAGGATACCCAAATTGTGCTTCTCCGACCACGACTACTGATGAACATAAATGGTGTATCCGTGGCCAAAGCAG CGGGTAAATACAGCATCAAGCCTGAGCACATACTGCTGGTTCATGATGAGTTGGATAAGCCTCTTGGAAAGCTTGCTATGAAACAAGGAGGGAGCGCCAG GGGTCACAATGGTGTGCGGTCCTGTGTCGAGTGTCTGCAGACTGAT GTGATGCCCAGACTGCGTATTGGGATTGGCAGACCATCAGGTAAAACATCAGTGGACAGGCATGTTCTGGGCCGCTTCTCTCAGGAGGAACAGGAGGTTCTGAGTGGGGTTTTAGAAGAGAGTGTGGACATTCTCCTCTCCCAGCTCACTGACAAGGAGAATGTGCAGTCCCCAGTGTCGCCACCTGGAGGCAGACTAGCATCACAGACTGGGAAACAAAGGGAGCGTTTAAGCGCTCCACGAAAGGATACGACCACTGGCCAGACCTGA